In one window of Henckelia pumila isolate YLH828 chromosome 1, ASM3356847v2, whole genome shotgun sequence DNA:
- the LOC140875018 gene encoding zinc finger protein CONSTANS-LIKE 16-like: MNSDIKLANTFGAKSARACDNCIKKRARWYCAADDAFLCQSCDSSVHSANYLSRRHERVRLKISSSKSLDAKCRTHEPFWHKGVTKKARTRRQKRHENSISPPHLVPQSCSEENSREENEEQLQCRVPTFDQSNIQPADIDIHAERTELSDFGHESMSLSDDLSPELMNDLHGFLPSEMDLADFAADVESLLGKGLDDDSLFSMEGLGLLDCDEEDMYQLNGCDSLGCERVKVEVGREDFEFNFGYDSAIKGEEEVKNIAVIGEPILVKMKSEKHNFLSLDYEGIMSNWDGEKSPWTTGERPELDSGDCWPDCTGKCGAMHGCGEMRGAAMAMRDIGGREARVSRYREKRRNRLFSKKIRYEVRKLNAEKRPRMKGRFVKRANFVPRV, translated from the exons ATGAATTCAGACATAAAACTAGCCAACACCTTTGGTGCCAAATCAGCGAGAGCTTGTGACAACTGCATCAAGAAAAGAGCGAGATGGTATTGTGCCGCAGACGACGCATTCTTGTGCCAATCTTGCGATTCATCTGTTCATTCTGCCAACTATTTATCTCGGAGACACGAAAGGGTTCGCCTCAAGATCTCATCCAGCAAGTCTCTTGATGCAAAATGTCGAACCCACGAGCCTTTTTGGCACAAGGGTGTCACCAAAAAAGCTCGGACTCGAAGGCAGAAAAGGCACGAAAATTCCATTAGCCCACCTCACCTTGTTCCTCAAAGTTGCAGCGAAGAGAATTCCCGTGAAGAAAATGAAGAACAGTTACAGTGCAGAGTTCCTACATTCGATCAGTCTAATATTCAACCTGCGGATATTGACATTCATGCAGAAAGAACAGAGCTTTCTGATTTCGGGCATGAATCCATGTCTCTGTCGGATGATTTGAGCCCAGAATTAATGAACGATCTACATGGGTTTCTTCCATCTGAAATGGATCTTGCTGACTTTGCTGCTGATGTCGAGAGTTTATTGGGTAAAGGGCTAGATGACGACAGTTTGTTTAGTATGGAAGGATTAGGACTTTTGGATTGCGATGAAGAAGACATGTATCAATTGAATGGTTGCGATTCTTTAGGGTGCGAAAGGGTTAAAGTTGAAGTGGGAAGAGAAGATTTTGAGTTTAATTTCGGTTATGATTCTGCGATTAAAGGTGAAGAAGAAGTAAAGAATATTGCAGTGATAGGCGAGCCAATTTTAGTGAAGATGAAGAGTGAAAAACACAACTTCTTGAGCCTTGATTATGAAGGTATAATGTCGAATTGGGACGGGGAAAAGTCTCCGTGGACGACCGGAGAAAGGCCGGAATTGGATTCCGGTGACTGCTGGCCAGATTGCACG GGGAAATGTGGAGCGATGCATGGATGTGGAGAGATGAGGGGAGCAGCAATGGCAATGAGGGATATTGGAGGGAGGGAAGCAAGGGTGTCTAGGTATAGGGAGAAGCGTCGGAATAGGTTGTTCTCGAAGAAAATAAGGTACGAGGTTCGGAAATTGAATGCGGAGAAAAGGCCCCGAATGAAAGGGAGGTTCGTTAAGAGAGCAAATTTTGTGCCTAGAGTTTAG